In Pseudomonas sp. MYb327, one DNA window encodes the following:
- a CDS encoding DUF411 domain-containing protein, with the protein MRTPLRLVALSALFISSLAQAADLIPIEVHRDANCGCCKKWISHLEANGFKVEDHVEANMSEFKQQHGVPPRLASCHTGLINGKFVEGHVPADQVLALSKRDDLLGVAAPGMPMGSPGMEMDGMSDAYQVIGLKKDGTDMVVADYPAH; encoded by the coding sequence ATGCGAACCCCTCTGCGTCTGGTTGCCCTGAGCGCCCTGTTCATTTCCTCCCTGGCCCAAGCCGCCGACCTGATCCCGATTGAGGTCCATCGAGACGCCAATTGCGGTTGCTGCAAAAAGTGGATCAGCCATCTGGAAGCCAATGGTTTCAAGGTTGAAGACCACGTCGAAGCCAACATGAGTGAATTCAAGCAACAACATGGGGTGCCACCGCGCCTGGCGTCCTGCCACACCGGTTTGATCAACGGCAAATTCGTCGAAGGCCATGTTCCGGCCGATCAGGTGTTGGCCCTGAGCAAGCGCGATGACCTGTTGGGCGTGGCCGCCCCGGGGATGCCAATGGGTTCGCCCGGCATGGAAATGGACGGCATGAGCGATGCCTATCAAGTGATCGGCCTGAAAAAGGACGGCACGGATATGGTGGTGGCCGATTACCCCGCCCATTGA